TGACCAGACGATCGTCGCCGGGCTGGGCAACATCTACGTGTGCGAGGCGCTGTTCCGTGCCGGTATCCGCCCGGACATGGCGGCGGGGCGGGTGACGCTGCCTGCGCTGACCCGCCTGGTGCCGGTGATCCAGACCGTATTGAACGAATCGATTGCGGCCGGTGGCTCCACCATTCGCGACTATGCGCAGCCCAATGGCGAACTGGGCTACTTCGCCGCAGCCTGGCAGGTCTATGGGCGCGAGGGCCAACCCTGCGCTTGCGGAGCACCTGTTCTGCGCTTCACACAGGGGGGGCGGAGCACCTTCTGGTGCCGCAAATGCCAGAAATAGGGGCTTTGCGCCGGCTCGTCCGGGTTGACGGGAAGCCCCTTCATCGGTAAGGGCCGCGCTTTCCGGCGAGTCCGCTCGCCAAGAGTAGATTCGTTAGGCATAGGGCCGCGTTCCCACCAGTTGGGCGGCCAGACAGAGGAAATTCGATGGCCAATACGCCGCAAGCCCGCAAGCGCATCCGTCGCAACGATCGCCGCGCCGAGATCAATACCAACCGCGTCAGCCGCATTCGCTCCTTCGTCAAGAAGGTCGAAGCCGCTCTCGAGGGTGGTGACAAGACCGCAGCGGCCGACGCGCTCAAGGCTGCACAGCCCGAACTGGCACGCGGCGTTGCTCGCGGCGTGCTTCACAAGAACACCGCGTCGCGTAAGCTTTCGCGCCTGACCAAGCGCGTCGCAGCGCTCTGAGTCGGCGCTTCTGCTGTTGCAGAAGGTGATTCGCAGTATCGGGTAAGTCGCCAGCCGGCGAACCTGAGTACGGAACAAGAACGGAGCCGGGGTCGTCGATCCCGGCTCCGTTCTTGTTTTTGGTGCGACGCAGCATGGCCTTGGATAAACTCACGGAAATGCTGCGATTCGGCGCGCTGCAACGCGGAACATTCTGAAATATAAGCACATTACAGTTCGACGACGGATTTCGGCGGGGTCCCGGTGAGTCAACAGCCATAATTTTATTTATTTGGGGAGCGCCGTCTTGCCTGCGAGGCAAAGGCCTACCTAAAAGGGCGCTCGGCAGTTGCGGAACTGGCCGGGGAATCAGCGAAAGCGTCTGGATCAACAGCCGTGAACATGCGTTCACGGTTGGGGGAAGGTTTACCTTCCTCTCCTGTATGGCTGTCTTTGCTGGGGCATCCCCTGCTTCCGCAATCACGTGGGTATTCATGCGGGCTAGGGGGTTCGACCGGTGTCTAATACGTCAACAGGTCAGCCTTCGGTGGACGCTTCCCAGGTGAAGCTCTCCGCAGTCAGCAGCGGGGCCGATCAAGGTGTGAACAGTGTGAACAGGAAGTCCAAGGTGGTGCGAGTGGCGGTCGAAGAAGATCAGGAGGCCGTTAATCTGGCGGCAGACTGGGCTGACATCAGCCAGGGCCTGCGCAAGGACCTCGGCCATCAGGCCCATAGCCAGTGGATCAAGCCGATCCAGCCCGGTACCTACTGCGGGGAAACCGGCACGCTTGATCTGTACCTGCCGACGGAATTCTCGGCCAACTGGGTAACGGATCGATTCGCCGACCGGCTGTCGCTGGCATGGAAGATCGCCCGTCCCGACGTGCGCCATGTGCGCATCCTGGTCCATCCGGGGCGCCGCCAGTTGCCCGAATTGCGTCTGGGCAATGGCGGGCGTCCGTCGAGCGCCCCGGCCAACGATTCGGCCATCGGTTCCTCGGACCCGCTCGCCGCCGCGCTGGCGGGTGAAGCCTTCGCCTCGCTGGGCCAGGGCCCTGCCGGCATCGACGCTTCGCAGACCTTCACCAGCTTCGTGACCGGCACGTCCAACGTGCTGGCCTGCAATGCCGCGCAGCGCATGTCGGCCACGGAAACGCCGCAGTTCTCGCCGCTCTACCTCAAGGCCGCCACCGGCCAGGGCAAGACGCACCTGCTGCACGCGATCGGCCACGCCTATCTGGCCAGCCACCCGCATGCCCGTATCTTCTACTGCTCGGCCGAGCGCTTCATGGTCGAGTTCGTCCAGGCACTGCGCCAGAACCAGATGATCGAGTTCAAGTCGCGCCTGCGCGGTTTCGACCTGCTGCTGGTGGACGACATCCAGTTCATCATCGGCAAGGCTTCGGCGCAGGAAGAACTGCTCTACACGATCGATGCCCTGCTGCAGGAAGGCAAGCGTCTGGTCTTCGCCGCCGACCGTGCCCCCCAGGCGCTCGACGGCGTGGAACCGCGCCTGCTCTCGCGCCTGTCGATGGGCCTCGTCGCCGATATCCTGCCGGCAGATATCGAACTGCGCCGCTCGATCCTGGAAAGCCGCCTTACGCGCTTCGCCTCGGTCCAGGTGCCTGCCGACGTCATCGAATTTCTGGCCCGGACCATCAATCGCAACGTGCGTGAACTGGTCGGCGGTCTCAACAAGCTGATCGCATATGCCCAGCTGACCGGCCAGGCCGTGTCGCTCCAGCTGGCAGAAGAACAGCTTACCGACATCCTCTCGGCCAACCGCCGCCGCATCACGATCGACGAGATCCAGCGCACGGTCTGCCAGTTCTACCGCATCGATCGCACCGAGATGAGTTCGAAGCGCCGCGCCCGCGCCGTAGTGCGCCCGCGTCAGGTCGCGATGTATCTCGCCAAGGTGCTGACCCCGCGCTCATACCCCGAGATCGGCCGCAAGTTCGGCGGACGTGACCACTCGACGGTGATCCATGCGGTTCGTCTGATCGAGGAACTGCGCACCCGCGACGCGGACATGGACGGCGACGTGCGTTCGCTTCTGCGCCAGCTGGAAAGCTGAGTTCTCCCGGACTTGTGCCGGGTTCATTCACAAAGTTGCCCACAGGGGCCGAGGGTATCATGCCTTCGGCTCCTGTTTTTTGTCGAATCGCGGCCGGCATGCGCCCCGGTATGGGCGCCCTCCGCGCGGAGGGGGTGACGATGATCGCCTCCCCGGCTGCCGAACCAGAGCAAGCGATAGGTCATTATCTTGCCGGTCATGGCTACGATCGGCTGGATCGCTCCACAAGTTAACACTTCGATAAGCCTCTTTTCGTAGCGTGAAATGTAAGTTTCGACATTTCAATCTCATTTTACGGAACGAAGGCATCCCCCCATGCGCTTCTACAAGGCCACGGCATTTCTCTTCCCCCGCAGTTATGAGCGGCGGGTCCTGTTCTTCTGCTTTGGTGCAGTCCACATCCCCTTGGTCGCCTGTATCGTCCTTCAGGCCGTGACCGGGCACTGGCAGCTGCCCACGTTGCTGACGCTGCTGGCCGCCACATTGGTAGGCACGGGCCTCGGCCTTGCTGCGATCAACGCGCTTCTGGCTCCGATCGGCGAGGCTACGGCCATGCTCGCAGCGATCCAGAACGGCGAGCGCATCGTTGTCGTCCCCGCAGGCGGCGAGGATCTTGTCGGCAGGCTGCTCACCGGTGTGACCACTGCCGCCAACGAGACTGCCGCGCGGATCGAACAACTGGTCGATGCGGCCGAACGCGATCCGCTGACCGGCATCCGCAATCGCCGCGGTTTCCTCGATTCGGCGGAGCAGGTCCTGCGTGGCAGGAGTAACGCGGTCTTTGCCATCATCGACATCGATCACTTCAAGTCGATCAACGATCAGTACGGCCACGACACCGGCGACCAGCTGCTCAAGTCGCTCGCCCGCAGGATCGAGGATTACCTGCGCCGCAGCGATATCTGCGCGCGCTGGGGCGGCGAGGAATTCGCGGTGCTGCTGCCCGACACCACGCTCGACGAAGCGCGGTTGGTCATGGAGCGCCTGCGCGCCACCGTCGCGCTCGACACCGGGCTGGGCGTCGAGGACCGGGCCGTGACATTTTCCTGCGGCCTCGCGCCGGTGCGTACGTTCGCGCAGCTGGGCGATGCCACAAAACAGGCCGATGCAGCGCTCTATGCCGCCAAGAACGCGGGCCGCAACCAGGTTCACGTCACCGGATCCTGACGCGCCGGACAGGGGGCCGGGCGCATGCTGCGTCCCTTTGTCGCTTCACCCCTTGGCGCACATGTTGTAGGCGCTGGCCGGATGATACCTGCCACTTTCGGACAAGCCCTTCTGCGCGGCGTTCGCGCCCGCTGCCCGCGCTGCAAGCAGGGAGGGCTATTTCGCAAGTGGCTCAAGCCGCGCGAGCATTGCCCGGTCTGCGTGCTGGACCTGACACCGCAGCGCGCGGACGACTTTCCCGCCTACATCGCCATGATCGTTACCGGGCACCTGATGGCGCCTCTGATTATCATGCTCTCGCTCGATTTCGAACTGGGGCCGGTGGCAATGATGGCGATCCTGGTGCCGTTGGCGCTGGCGATGATGCTGGGCATGCTGCAACCGGCCAAGGGCGGCGTCATCGCCCTGCAGTGGTGGTTCGGCATGCATGGCTTCGTCAAGGAGCGGCTGCCCGAGGACACTCCCGAATCATGAGCCTTACGACCGACCGTCTGGCGCGATTCGCCCGGCATATCGTGCTGCCCGAAGTGGGCGGTACAGGGCAGGTCGCGTTGTCGGACGCGCATGTGGTGCTTGTCGGCTGCGGCGGGATAGGCAGTCCTTCCCTGCAATACCTCGCTGCAGCCGGCATAGGCCGACTGACTCTGGTGGACGATGACGTCATCGACATCAGCAACCTTCAGCGCCAGACGATTTATACGCCATCGGATGTCGGCAGGCCCAAGGCGGAAACGGCAGCCGAATGGGTGCGGCGTTTTGATCTTGGCCTGAAGGTTGAACCCGTGATCGCGCGGATGGGGACTATCAACGCGCACGAGATTCTTTCCGGCGCTGACCTGGTACTGGACGGCTGTGACAACTTCGCGACTCGGCTGCTCGTGTCAGATACCTGTGTGGAACTGGGCATCCCGCTGACCAGTGCGGCGATCGGTCGGTTTCAGGGGCAGGTGGCGAATTTCGCCGGGCACTTGCCGGATCAGGCCTGCTACCGCTGCTTTGTGGGCGATGCCTTTGACGCGGTGGACTGCGACACCTGCGCTGCCGACGGGGTATTGGGCGCGATGGTCGGCATGGTCGGCACGTTCGCGGCAATGCAGGCGATGCGGGTGTTGCTGGCCGGCCATGCGGCTTTCGGCGAGCCGCAGTTCGGTACGCTGCACCTCATCGACGGGATGGCGTCCTCGATGCGTCCGCTGAAGATCGCCAAGGACCCGGCCTGCAAGGCTTGTGGCTGATCCTTCCCGTTACCGGGGAGGGCCAAGTATCTCCTCCACCCAGTCCGAAACCACCTGCGTCGCGGGGCCATGGCGCGCTTCGTCGACCCATCCCGTGCCCTGGCTCGGCTCCAGGTTGAGTTCCAGCGTCGCCGCACCCAGTTCGCGGGCGTTGCGAACGAAACCAGCGGCGGGATAGACCGCGCCCGAGGTGCCGATGGAGACGAACAGATCGGCATCCTCCAGCGCGGCGAAGATATCGTCCATCCGGTAGGGCATCTCGCCGAACCACACGATGTCGGGGCGTAGCGCTGGTTCACCGCATTCCGGGCAAGGCGGGCGCTCGATCAGCGTTTCGGTCCAGCGTGAGCGCGCATCGCAGGCGGTGCACCAGACGCTCAGGTGTTCGCCATGCATGTGCAGGACGCGCCTGGCCCCGGCGCGCTCGTGCAGGTCGTCGACGTTCTGGGTGACGATAAGCAGGTCTCCGGCCCATTCGGCGTCCAGCCTGGCCAGAGCGAGGTGAGCGGCGTTGGGGGCTTTGGTCTGGATCGCCTCTCGCCGCATGTCGTAGAACCGCAACACGAGGTCTGGATCGCGCTCGAAGGCTTCGGGCGTGGCTACGTCCTCGACCCGGTGCTGCTCCCACAGGCCGCCTTCGGCGCGGAAGGTGTCGATGCCGCTCTCGGAGGAAACGCCCGCGCCGGTGAGGATCACGATCTTGCGGATATCGGACATCGGATTTCCTGTTCGTCACCCTGAACCCCTCGTCCCCGCTCGGGACAAAGCTTGTTTCAAGGGCCATTGTGCGCCATTCGCTGCGCTGAGTTTGGGGCACGATGAATGCTGAAACAAGCTTTGTCCCGAGCGGGGACGAGGGGTTCAGCATGACGCCCGTCTGGAGACAGTTGCGTGACACGAATCGGTATCATCGGCAGCCAGGGCCGCATGGGTCAGGCGATCGCGGCAGCCATCGCCGATGCGGGCGAAGATCTGGCGGGCGGCGTCGACCAGGGCGGTGACGTTTCAGCCATCGCTGGCGCAGCCGATATCCTGATCGACTTCTCCAGCCCCGGCGCGCTGGAAGGCAACCTTGATGCGGCAATCGCGGCTGGACTGCCGATCGTTATCGGCACCACCGGCCTTGAAGAACGCCACCACTGGCTGATCGATGCCGCCGCCCAGAGCATTCCCGTTTTGCAGACCGGCAACACCTCGCTCGGCGTCACCCTGCTCGCCCACCTCGTGCGTGAGGCGGCATCGCGGCTTGGCGAGGACTGGGACATCGAAATCGTCGAGACGCACCACCGCATGAAGGTGGACGCCCCATCGGGCACCGCGATCCTGCTGGGCGAAGCGGCGGCGCAGGGGCGCGAACTCACCCTGGCCGACACCGCAGTACGCGGGCGCGACGGTATCACCGGCAAGCGCGAGGCGGGCACCATCGGCTTTGCGGCTCTGCGCGGCGGCACCGTGGCGGGCGATCACACCGTGCATTTCCTTGCCGATAACGAGCGCCTGTCTTTTTCGCACCTTGCCGAGAACCGGGGCATCTTCGCCAAGGGCGCGGTGCGCGCGGCGCAGTGGCTGATCGGCAAGGCGCCCGGCCGCTACACGATGCCCGAGGTTCTGGACCTTTGAAGAAGGCCGACGTCTTCGAATTCTTCCGCCGTCTCGCCGAGGCCAATCCCTCGCCCGAAACGGAGCTGGAGTATGGCAATACCTACCAGTTGCTGGTGGCGGTGACGCTGTCCGCGCAATCCACCGATGTGGGCGTCAACAAGGCGACGCGGGCGCTGTTTCGCGAAGTGAAGACGCCCGCGCAGATGGTCGAACTGGGCGAGGAAGGCCTCAAGCAGCACATCAAGACCATCGGCCTGTTCAACACCAAGGCGAAGAACGTCATCGCCCTTTCGCAGATCCTCGTCGACCGGCACGG
The DNA window shown above is from Novosphingobium sp. P6W and carries:
- a CDS encoding DUF983 domain-containing protein, with product MIPATFGQALLRGVRARCPRCKQGGLFRKWLKPREHCPVCVLDLTPQRADDFPAYIAMIVTGHLMAPLIIMLSLDFELGPVAMMAILVPLALAMMLGMLQPAKGGVIALQWWFGMHGFVKERLPEDTPES
- the rpsT gene encoding 30S ribosomal protein S20; its protein translation is MANTPQARKRIRRNDRRAEINTNRVSRIRSFVKKVEAALEGGDKTAAADALKAAQPELARGVARGVLHKNTASRKLSRLTKRVAAL
- the dapB gene encoding 4-hydroxy-tetrahydrodipicolinate reductase, coding for MTRIGIIGSQGRMGQAIAAAIADAGEDLAGGVDQGGDVSAIAGAADILIDFSSPGALEGNLDAAIAAGLPIVIGTTGLEERHHWLIDAAAQSIPVLQTGNTSLGVTLLAHLVREAASRLGEDWDIEIVETHHRMKVDAPSGTAILLGEAAAQGRELTLADTAVRGRDGITGKREAGTIGFAALRGGTVAGDHTVHFLADNERLSFSHLAENRGIFAKGAVRAAQWLIGKAPGRYTMPEVLDL
- a CDS encoding HesA/MoeB/ThiF family protein, which translates into the protein MSLTTDRLARFARHIVLPEVGGTGQVALSDAHVVLVGCGGIGSPSLQYLAAAGIGRLTLVDDDVIDISNLQRQTIYTPSDVGRPKAETAAEWVRRFDLGLKVEPVIARMGTINAHEILSGADLVLDGCDNFATRLLVSDTCVELGIPLTSAAIGRFQGQVANFAGHLPDQACYRCFVGDAFDAVDCDTCAADGVLGAMVGMVGTFAAMQAMRVLLAGHAAFGEPQFGTLHLIDGMASSMRPLKIAKDPACKACG
- the dnaA gene encoding chromosomal replication initiator protein DnaA, whose protein sequence is MNRKSKVVRVAVEEDQEAVNLAADWADISQGLRKDLGHQAHSQWIKPIQPGTYCGETGTLDLYLPTEFSANWVTDRFADRLSLAWKIARPDVRHVRILVHPGRRQLPELRLGNGGRPSSAPANDSAIGSSDPLAAALAGEAFASLGQGPAGIDASQTFTSFVTGTSNVLACNAAQRMSATETPQFSPLYLKAATGQGKTHLLHAIGHAYLASHPHARIFYCSAERFMVEFVQALRQNQMIEFKSRLRGFDLLLVDDIQFIIGKASAQEELLYTIDALLQEGKRLVFAADRAPQALDGVEPRLLSRLSMGLVADILPADIELRRSILESRLTRFASVQVPADVIEFLARTINRNVRELVGGLNKLIAYAQLTGQAVSLQLAEEQLTDILSANRRRITIDEIQRTVCQFYRIDRTEMSSKRRARAVVRPRQVAMYLAKVLTPRSYPEIGRKFGGRDHSTVIHAVRLIEELRTRDADMDGDVRSLLRQLES
- a CDS encoding NAD-dependent deacylase, whose amino-acid sequence is MSDIRKIVILTGAGVSSESGIDTFRAEGGLWEQHRVEDVATPEAFERDPDLVLRFYDMRREAIQTKAPNAAHLALARLDAEWAGDLLIVTQNVDDLHERAGARRVLHMHGEHLSVWCTACDARSRWTETLIERPPCPECGEPALRPDIVWFGEMPYRMDDIFAALEDADLFVSIGTSGAVYPAAGFVRNARELGAATLELNLEPSQGTGWVDEARHGPATQVVSDWVEEILGPPR
- a CDS encoding GGDEF domain-containing protein; its protein translation is MRFYKATAFLFPRSYERRVLFFCFGAVHIPLVACIVLQAVTGHWQLPTLLTLLAATLVGTGLGLAAINALLAPIGEATAMLAAIQNGERIVVVPAGGEDLVGRLLTGVTTAANETAARIEQLVDAAERDPLTGIRNRRGFLDSAEQVLRGRSNAVFAIIDIDHFKSINDQYGHDTGDQLLKSLARRIEDYLRRSDICARWGGEEFAVLLPDTTLDEARLVMERLRATVALDTGLGVEDRAVTFSCGLAPVRTFAQLGDATKQADAALYAAKNAGRNQVHVTGS